The segment GAGACAACTGGCATCAAAGAGCTGATCAACGGCCCCGAGAGCTTTACCCCCGACGGCAACTTCATCCTTGGGGAAGCGCCCGAAATGGCCAATGTGTTTGTCGGCGCGGGTTTCAACGCCTTTGGCATCGCATCAGGTGGCGGTGCCGGCATGGCGCTGGCCGAATGGGTCGCAAAGGGCGAACCACCCTATGATCTATGGCCTGTCGACATCCGCCGCTTTGGCCGCCCGCATACGGATGAAGATTGGGTGCGCGCCCGCACGATGGAAGCCTACGGCAAGCATTACACGATGGCATGGCCGTCCGAGGAACACAGCAGTGGCCGCCCCTGCCGCCGTTCGCCGCTATACGGCGCGTTGCAAAGCAGTGGCGCGGTGTTTGGCGAAAAACTGGGATGGGAACGCCCGAACTGGTTTGCACAAGCAGATGAAGCCCCGCATGATATTTACACCTTTGACCGACCGAACTGGCACGCCCCTGTCGGGCGCGAACATAAGGCCGCACGGGAAGCCGCAGTTCTGTTCGACCAGACCTCATTCGCCAAATTCATCCTCAAAGGTCCCGACGCAGAGGCCGCGTTGAGCTGGATCGCCGCCAACCGCGTAGACAAACCTGTGGGGACGATTATCTATACCCAGATGCTGAACGACCACGGCGGGATCGAATGCGATCTGACCTGCGTGCGCACAGCACAAGATGAATATTACATCGTCACCGGCACCGGCTTTGCCACCCATGATTTCAACTGGATTTCCCGCAACATCCCCGAAGGGATGAATGCGCAACTGGTCGATGTGACCTCTTCAAATGCGGTGTTGTCGCTGTTTGGCCCCAAAGCCCGCGAGATTCTGGAACAGTGCACACGCGATGATGTCAGCCACGATAACTTTGCCTTCGGTCAGGCCCGCACCATCGGCATCGCGGGTTGTCCCGTGCTTGCCCTGCGCATCACCTATGTCGGGGAATTGGGGTGGGAACTGCATTTGCCAACCGAATATGCGCTTACTGTCTTTAATGCGCTGCACGACGCGGGTGCGCCCCACGGGTTACGCAATGCCGGTTACCGCGCCATTGAAACCCTGCGGTTGGAAAAAGGGTATCGCGCGTGGAGCTCGGACATCGGACCGGATCACACACCGGACGAGGCCGGCCTTGGCTGGGCGGTAAAAATGAAATCGAACATCCCGTTCAAGGGCCGCGAGGCCGTGCAGGCCCAGCGCGACAGCGGCGTGAAAAAGATTATGGCAACCTTTACCTGCGCCGGCGATGTTATCCTGTCGGGGCGCGAAACGATCTATCGCAATGGCGAACGCTGCGGCTGGCTGTCCTCGGCGGGCTTTGGCCACACCTTGGGCAAAAGCATCGGAATGGGTTACGTGCGCAGCGATGAAACGATTGATAAAGAACATGTTTTATCCGGTGAGTATGAGCTGGAGGTGGCAACC is part of the Sulfitobacter geojensis genome and harbors:
- a CDS encoding GcvT family protein — its product is MTLPSSSKIIIIGGGIIGCSTAYHLAQMGQDVLLLEKAQLTSGSTWHAAGLVGQLRSSANITQLLGYSIDLYNKLEAETGLATGWKMNGGLRLACNQERWTEVQRQATTAHSFGLDMQLLTPQEAQDLWPLMDIGDVVGAAFLPTDGQASPSDITQALAKGARAKGAQLLENTPVTEILTEKGEITGVRTPQGDIACEKLVLCCGQWTRTLAKSIGVTVPLVSVEHQYMITEAFGVPSDLPTLRDPDRLTYYKEEVGGLVMGGYEPNGIPWAQNGIPDPFDFQLLESNFDHFEQLVELALPRVPALETTGIKELINGPESFTPDGNFILGEAPEMANVFVGAGFNAFGIASGGGAGMALAEWVAKGEPPYDLWPVDIRRFGRPHTDEDWVRARTMEAYGKHYTMAWPSEEHSSGRPCRRSPLYGALQSSGAVFGEKLGWERPNWFAQADEAPHDIYTFDRPNWHAPVGREHKAAREAAVLFDQTSFAKFILKGPDAEAALSWIAANRVDKPVGTIIYTQMLNDHGGIECDLTCVRTAQDEYYIVTGTGFATHDFNWISRNIPEGMNAQLVDVTSSNAVLSLFGPKAREILEQCTRDDVSHDNFAFGQARTIGIAGCPVLALRITYVGELGWELHLPTEYALTVFNALHDAGAPHGLRNAGYRAIETLRLEKGYRAWSSDIGPDHTPDEAGLGWAVKMKSNIPFKGREAVQAQRDSGVKKIMATFTCAGDVILSGRETIYRNGERCGWLSSAGFGHTLGKSIGMGYVRSDETIDKEHVLSGEYELEVATRRVKAEVTLAPLYDPKMTKVKS